The Hymenobacter sp. 5317J-9 genome has a window encoding:
- a CDS encoding aspartate-semialdehyde dehydrogenase, with amino-acid sequence MKIAVVGATGLVGTEMLKVLAERRFPLTELLPVASARSVGQQVEFLGKKYPVVSMDDAIAARPDIAIFSAGGSVSKEHAPRFAAVGTTVIDNSSAWRMDPTKKLVVPELNADTLTPEDKIIANPNCSTIQMVVALNELHKAYKVQRIVVSTYQSVTGTGKKAVDQLLEERAGQTASNPAYPHPIDLNVLPHIDVFEPNGYTKEELKMVNETKKIMGDDSIRVTATCVRIPVMGGHSESINVEFEREFDLAEVREILARTPGVELVDDPSTNRYPMPKDSHGKDAVLVGRLRRDETQPRTLNLWVVADNLRKGAATNAVQIAEYLVGRRAPAHN; translated from the coding sequence ATGAAAATTGCTGTAGTGGGTGCCACCGGCCTGGTGGGCACCGAAATGCTGAAAGTGCTGGCCGAGCGCCGGTTTCCCCTCACCGAGCTGCTGCCCGTGGCTTCGGCCCGCTCGGTGGGCCAGCAGGTTGAGTTCCTGGGTAAAAAATACCCGGTGGTGAGCATGGACGACGCCATTGCGGCGCGGCCCGACATCGCCATTTTCTCGGCGGGCGGCTCGGTGAGCAAGGAGCACGCGCCGCGCTTTGCCGCCGTGGGCACCACCGTCATCGACAACTCGTCGGCCTGGCGCATGGACCCCACCAAAAAGCTGGTGGTGCCGGAGTTGAACGCCGACACCCTCACGCCGGAGGATAAAATCATTGCCAATCCGAACTGCTCCACCATTCAGATGGTGGTGGCGCTCAATGAGCTGCACAAGGCCTACAAGGTGCAGCGCATTGTGGTGAGCACCTACCAGAGCGTGACCGGCACCGGTAAAAAAGCCGTGGACCAACTCCTGGAAGAACGCGCCGGCCAAACCGCCAGCAACCCTGCCTACCCGCACCCCATCGACCTGAACGTGCTGCCGCACATCGACGTGTTCGAACCCAACGGCTACACCAAGGAGGAACTGAAGATGGTGAACGAGACCAAGAAAATCATGGGCGACGACAGCATCCGGGTCACGGCCACCTGCGTGCGCATCCCGGTGATGGGCGGCCACTCGGAGTCCATCAACGTGGAGTTTGAGCGCGAATTTGACTTGGCCGAGGTACGCGAAATCCTGGCCCGTACGCCCGGGGTGGAGTTGGTGGACGACCCCTCGACCAACCGCTACCCCATGCCCAAAGACAGCCACGGCAAAGACGCCGTGCTGGTGGGCCGCCTGCGCCGCGACGAAACCCAGCCCCGCACCCTCAACCTGTGGGTGGTGGCCGACAACCTGCGCAAAGGCGCCGCCACCAACGCCGTGCAGATTGCCGAGTACCTGGTGGGCCGGCGGGCCCCGGCGCACAACTAA
- a CDS encoding carboxypeptidase-like regulatory domain-containing protein, translated as MGPALAQGPILLRGQVVDAETRQPIPNAQVGVAGNRIGTSTNDEGRFALSIPAALQGERLEVALLGYRKYTQVLPPLPAPELRIALRISPAALGEVQVTGSVLGIVREAIARIPRNYPTRPTQLTGFYRESDNDPAGQPRYLAEGLVLAFKESYLRRTAEGEIQIKQSRKVDLRRDRTPIRIDWAGGPFIAHMGDFVHRRSQFIDPAHFKDYDYRLAPGSTFQDRPVYVITFGPKGGNRRAAFEGRMYIDQDSYAFLGAEWHYTPAGLNRGARDIADSRRLRVAYQPYAGRWHLKTVWWQTEATLPVGPPLKFFGEFLTTAIDTAQTPRPGYIERAQYHDVFLRNTVAYDSAFWRGHTTLLPPAALQKRLFDQQRQQQADSLFKPTEASTDPQEKKLSAFDRFLKRFSYGTHLGAWPLTVPAAGLTVAYAPVGYGLQVQRTASVRAQDLTVVTQFEYQYALTRELAVSLATQRLYRQFKGDGWEVGLSYQRNLMPHHRPLYGRAGLGYLRQTVGLPLGTFDNPDAGLRVAGTHLGADELSARIQTVNDVLRPSLGVGLELSHRFELVADASYLIPISSKTQLQLDEESGFFLFRSSATVDLPAADVDLRVNDQPTTRLPWQQQHWLLTLGLRYRVR; from the coding sequence ATGGGCCCCGCGCTTGCGCAGGGGCCCATTTTGCTGCGGGGCCAGGTGGTGGACGCCGAAACCCGCCAGCCGATACCGAATGCCCAGGTGGGCGTGGCCGGCAACCGCATCGGCACCAGCACCAACGACGAAGGCCGTTTTGCGCTGAGCATTCCGGCCGCTCTGCAGGGCGAGCGGCTGGAAGTGGCCCTGCTGGGCTACCGCAAATACACACAGGTGCTGCCGCCACTCCCTGCCCCGGAACTACGCATTGCGCTGCGCATCAGTCCGGCGGCGCTGGGCGAGGTGCAGGTGACGGGCTCGGTGCTGGGTATTGTGCGCGAGGCCATAGCGCGCATTCCGCGCAATTACCCCACGCGGCCTACGCAGCTAACGGGCTTTTACCGCGAGTCAGACAACGACCCGGCCGGGCAGCCCCGCTACCTGGCCGAGGGGCTGGTGCTGGCCTTCAAAGAGTCGTACCTGCGGCGCACGGCAGAAGGCGAAATCCAGATAAAGCAGTCGCGCAAAGTCGATTTGCGGCGCGACCGCACGCCCATCCGCATCGACTGGGCGGGCGGCCCGTTCATTGCGCACATGGGCGATTTTGTGCACCGCCGCTCGCAGTTCATCGACCCTGCTCATTTCAAGGACTACGACTACCGCCTGGCGCCCGGCAGCACGTTTCAGGACCGGCCGGTGTATGTCATCACCTTTGGGCCGAAGGGGGGCAACCGCCGTGCTGCTTTTGAGGGGCGCATGTACATCGACCAAGATAGTTACGCCTTCCTTGGGGCCGAGTGGCACTACACCCCCGCCGGCCTCAACCGCGGGGCGCGCGACATCGCCGACTCGCGCCGCCTGCGCGTGGCCTACCAGCCGTATGCTGGTCGCTGGCACCTGAAAACCGTGTGGTGGCAAACCGAAGCCACGCTGCCGGTGGGCCCGCCGCTGAAGTTTTTTGGCGAATTCCTCACCACGGCCATCGACACAGCTCAGACGCCGCGGCCCGGCTACATCGAGCGGGCGCAATACCACGACGTGTTTCTGCGCAACACGGTGGCCTACGACTCGGCCTTCTGGCGGGGCCACACCACGCTGCTGCCCCCGGCGGCGCTGCAAAAAAGACTGTTCGACCAGCAGCGCCAGCAGCAGGCTGATTCCTTGTTTAAGCCCACTGAAGCCAGCACGGACCCGCAGGAGAAAAAGCTGAGCGCCTTCGACCGCTTTCTGAAACGTTTCAGCTACGGCACGCACCTGGGCGCTTGGCCGCTGACTGTGCCCGCGGCCGGCCTCACGGTGGCCTACGCGCCCGTTGGCTACGGCCTGCAGGTGCAGCGCACAGCCTCGGTGCGCGCGCAGGACCTGACCGTTGTCACGCAGTTTGAGTACCAGTATGCCCTGACGCGGGAGCTGGCGGTGAGCCTGGCTACCCAGCGCCTGTACCGGCAGTTCAAGGGCGATGGCTGGGAAGTGGGCCTGAGCTACCAACGCAACCTCATGCCCCATCACCGGCCGCTTTATGGCCGCGCCGGCCTGGGCTACCTGCGCCAGACGGTGGGCCTGCCGCTCGGCACCTTCGACAATCCTGACGCCGGCCTGCGCGTGGCGGGCACCCACCTTGGCGCCGACGAGCTGAGCGCCCGCATCCAGACGGTGAACGACGTGCTGCGCCCCAGCCTGGGCGTGGGCCTGGAGCTGAGCCACCGGTTCGAGCTGGTGGCCGATGCCAGCTACTTGATACCCATAAGCAGCAAAACGCAGCTGCAGCTGGACGAGGAGAGCGGCTTTTTCCTGTTCCGCAGCAGCGCCACCGTCGATTTGCCCGCGGCCGACGTAGACCTGCGCGTGAACGACCAGCCCACCACGCGCCTTCCGTGGCAACAGCAGCACTGGCTGCTAACCCTCGGGCTGCGCTACCGCGTTCGCTGA
- a CDS encoding DNA-3-methyladenine glycosylase — protein MPHPKLPATFFQRPNVLAIARDLLGKHLYTNVDGIITAGRVVETEAYRHEGDHSLTLHLQRKRRQAEGLRVPGGRAYIYTVYNRYALFNIATHDAAHPDAVLIRAVEPTVGVAEMLRRRGLAEPKRALTAGPGVMSQALGITPALTGLPVTGEVLWFEDHGEQVAAEQIVASARVGLEYAGPEAAGLSWRFRLRDNAWTSPAK, from the coding sequence ATGCCGCATCCCAAGCTGCCTGCCACCTTCTTCCAGCGCCCCAACGTGCTGGCCATTGCCCGCGACCTGCTCGGCAAGCATTTGTATACCAACGTCGACGGCATCATAACGGCCGGGCGGGTGGTTGAAACCGAAGCCTACCGGCACGAGGGCGACCATTCGCTGACGCTGCACCTGCAGCGCAAGCGCCGCCAGGCCGAGGGCCTGCGCGTGCCCGGCGGCCGGGCTTACATCTACACCGTGTACAACCGCTACGCGCTGTTCAACATCGCCACCCACGACGCCGCGCATCCCGATGCCGTCCTTATCCGGGCCGTAGAGCCCACGGTGGGCGTGGCCGAAATGCTGCGCCGCCGCGGCCTGGCCGAACCCAAGCGTGCCCTCACCGCCGGGCCGGGCGTGATGAGCCAGGCCCTGGGCATCACGCCCGCGCTCACGGGCCTGCCCGTGACAGGCGAGGTGCTGTGGTTTGAAGACCACGGCGAGCAGGTGGCGGCGGAACAAATAGTGGCCAGCGCCCGCGTAGGCCTGGAATACGCCGGCCCGGAAGCCGCCGGGCTGTCGTGGCGCTTCCGCCTGCGCGACAATGCGTGGACGAGCCCGGCCAAGTAG
- a CDS encoding right-handed parallel beta-helix repeat-containing protein: protein MKFTITLVHLLVCFGALSARATDYYVNSSGNDANAGTSAAQAWRNPARVNAATLLPGDRVLFAGGQTFSGSLRMRSNKGTAAQPIVFRSYGPNGPAVIASGAEVGFYAHNAGGLELRNLTFQGPGIGSSQSSGVQFYNDSTNAHLQHLRFDSLDVSGYLRAGLEVGSWNSTSGYDNVRITNSQFHANGEGGFSSYAYFPEIGHHDWYVGNCKAYDNPGRPELPNSATGNGIVVSGIDGVMVEHCTAYHNGWLNARGGGPAGIWGWDCNALTIQYCESHHNEAGGHRDGGGFDLDGGCTNSILQYNYSHDNDGPGYLLVQFDYARAMHDLVVRYNISENDARQQEQGGILVYSEPWLGGIVNADIYNNTIIMGRPANGSSPSAVYLLSGNISGFTFRNNIIQADPGLNFVRTFTTSGVRFEGNDYWSPGGTMKFDWNTAQYGSLSDWRTASTQETMAGGRTTGMSVAPGFVSGGTGAQAFLLEATSPLLGQGLNLLMEFNLNPGPRDFYGLPTPAATALGNIGASEARPDITTPLPVELARFTAEPRGTDALLRWATASEKNNDRFEIEASADGRTFRRVGQVAGHGSSSQPHDYQFVDPNLARYGTSRVTYRLRQVDRGGTFAYSPLRTVAASGAAGLALFPNPTTGAAALTGVQPGTVVTVLDALGRSVLTATADATGTAALVLPRGLAAGVYVVRAGATALRLNQE, encoded by the coding sequence ATGAAATTTACCATTACGCTCGTCCACTTGCTGGTTTGCTTTGGAGCCCTTAGCGCCCGCGCCACTGATTACTACGTGAATAGCTCGGGCAATGACGCCAACGCAGGGACTTCGGCCGCGCAGGCCTGGCGCAACCCGGCCCGCGTGAACGCCGCCACGCTGCTGCCCGGCGACCGGGTGCTGTTTGCCGGCGGCCAGACCTTCAGCGGCAGCCTGCGAATGCGTAGCAACAAAGGCACAGCGGCCCAGCCCATCGTGTTTCGCTCCTACGGCCCCAACGGCCCGGCCGTGATTGCCAGCGGCGCCGAGGTAGGCTTCTACGCCCACAACGCCGGGGGGCTGGAACTGCGCAACCTCACGTTTCAGGGCCCGGGCATTGGCAGCAGCCAGTCCTCAGGCGTGCAGTTTTATAACGACTCGACCAACGCCCACCTGCAGCACCTGCGCTTCGACAGCCTCGACGTGAGCGGCTACCTGCGGGCGGGCCTCGAAGTGGGCAGCTGGAACAGCACCAGCGGCTACGACAACGTGCGCATCACCAACAGCCAGTTCCACGCCAACGGCGAGGGCGGCTTTTCTTCCTACGCCTACTTCCCCGAGATAGGGCATCACGATTGGTACGTGGGCAACTGCAAGGCCTACGACAACCCTGGGCGCCCGGAGCTGCCCAACTCGGCCACCGGCAACGGCATTGTGGTTTCCGGCATCGACGGCGTGATGGTGGAGCACTGCACGGCCTATCACAACGGCTGGCTCAATGCCCGCGGGGGCGGCCCGGCCGGCATCTGGGGCTGGGATTGCAATGCCCTGACCATTCAGTACTGCGAGTCGCACCACAACGAAGCCGGCGGCCACCGCGACGGCGGCGGGTTCGACCTCGACGGCGGCTGCACCAACTCCATCCTGCAATACAACTACTCGCACGACAACGACGGCCCCGGCTACCTGCTGGTGCAGTTCGACTACGCCCGGGCCATGCACGACCTGGTGGTGCGCTACAACATCAGCGAGAACGACGCCCGCCAGCAGGAGCAAGGCGGCATCCTGGTGTATTCGGAGCCCTGGCTGGGCGGCATCGTCAACGCGGATATTTACAACAACACCATCATTATGGGCCGCCCCGCCAACGGCTCTTCGCCCAGCGCGGTCTATTTGCTGAGCGGCAACATCTCGGGCTTCACGTTTCGCAACAACATCATTCAGGCCGACCCGGGCCTGAACTTCGTGCGCACGTTCACTACGTCGGGCGTGCGCTTCGAGGGCAACGACTATTGGTCGCCCGGCGGCACGATGAAATTTGACTGGAACACGGCGCAGTACGGCTCGCTGAGCGACTGGCGCACCGCCTCCACCCAGGAAACGATGGCCGGTGGCCGCACCACAGGCATGAGCGTCGCCCCGGGCTTTGTGAGCGGCGGCACGGGTGCCCAAGCCTTCCTGCTCGAGGCAACGTCGCCGCTGCTGGGCCAGGGCCTCAACCTGCTCATGGAGTTTAACCTCAACCCCGGCCCGCGCGATTTTTACGGCCTGCCTACGCCGGCGGCTACCGCTTTGGGCAACATCGGCGCGTCGGAAGCCCGCCCCGACATCACCACTCCGCTGCCCGTGGAGCTTGCCCGCTTCACGGCCGAGCCGCGGGGAACCGACGCACTGCTGCGCTGGGCCACGGCCTCGGAAAAGAACAACGACCGGTTTGAAATAGAAGCCAGCGCCGACGGCCGCACCTTCCGCCGCGTGGGCCAGGTGGCCGGCCACGGCAGCAGCAGCCAGCCGCACGACTACCAGTTTGTGGACCCCAACCTTGCCCGCTATGGCACCAGCCGCGTGACCTACCGCCTGCGCCAGGTAGACCGCGGCGGCACGTTCGCCTATTCGCCCCTGCGCACCGTGGCGGCGAGCGGCGCAGCCGGCCTGGCCCTGTTCCCAAACCCGACCACGGGTGCGGCCGCGCTCACGGGCGTGCAGCCCGGCACGGTGGTCACGGTGCTTGATGCCCTGGGCCGGTCGGTGCTCACCGCCACCGCCGATGCCACCGGCACTGCCGCACTGGTGCTGCCGCGCGGGCTGGCCGCCGGGGTGTACGTAGTGCGTGCGGGTGCCACGGCCCTGCGCCTCAACCAGGAATAA